CGGCAGCAGTTCCTCGGTCATGCGGGTCGCAGCCGTCGGCGAGATGGTGTTGACCTTGATGTTGTTCTTGCGGCCCTCTTCGGCGAGCACGTTCATCAGGCCGACCATGCCGGCCTTGGCAGCACCGTAATTGGCCTGGCCGAAATTGCCGAACAGACCGGATGACGAGGTCGTCAGCACGATGCGGCCGTAGTTGCGCTCGCGCATGCCGGCCCACACCGCCTTGCAGCAGTAGAAGGTGCCGGTGAGATGCACGTCGAGCACCTTGGCCCAGTCGGCGACCTCGAGCTTGGTGAACGACTTGTCGCGCAGAATGCCGGCATTGGCGCAGAGCAGATCGACGCTGCCCCACTCCTTGGTGGCGCGCTCGACCATCGCGGTGACCTGCTCGAAGTTCGAGACGTCGGCGCCGTCGGCCATCGCGGTGCCGCCGGCCTTGCGGATCTCCTCGACCACGGTCTCGGCCGGCGACAGCGAGCCGCCGGTGCCATCGCGCGCGCCGCCGAAATCGTTGACCACGACCTTGGCGCCGCGGCTGGCGAGCCCCAGCGCGTGCGCCCGCCCAAGACCATTGCCCGCGCCGGTGACGATAGCCACGCGTCCGTCAAACCTGATTGCCATGCTTGTCGTTCCTGCTCTTAAATCCCTTCTCCCCTTGTGGGAGAAGGTGGCGCGCGCAGCGCACCGGATGAGGGGTTCTCTCCACGGATGAGCACGCGGAGAGAGACCCCTCACCCGGCTTCATCTCGCTCCGCTCGATTGCGCCACCCTCTCTCACAAGGGGAGAGGGTGATTGCCCGAGCGGCATGAAAAGGTTGGGGACTTTTGAGCAGCGATGGATGGCCGGGTCAAGCCCGGCCAGGACCCAAGAAGGCCAGACCCAAGGCGGCCACCGGGCGCGCTAGACGGAAGGGGTCATCGAGCCGCAGGGTTTCAGGCTCTTGAGCAGGTGCCCGCTCCAGCACTCATGATGCTCCTGGGCGTAGCTCATCGAGCCGATCACAATCAAACCGACCACGACAAGTCCGGCGACGATGTTCTGCACCATGGCTGCCACTCCCGCGACCGCACCGCCTGAAGGGCGTATGATGGACACTAGGGATCAAGGCCGTCAATGGACTCCTTGGATTAGGCGGGCTCGCTCCACCTCTCCTGCTTGCGCGAAAGGTGGAGCTACTCAACCATCTGCTAGAGCCTTTTCCATTCCGATTGAATCGGAACGGGGGCTCTAGATTCTTGTTCGGAGCGTTTTCTTCGTGCGAACCGGTGTCCACTTCGCTGGAAAGAGCATGATCCGGAAAAGTGTGAAGCGGTTTTCCGAAAAGATCATGCTCAAACAAGGAGCTGAAGCGCGATGATGATTCAACCCAATCTCATCGCGCTTTAGCTGAAATAGATCAGGCCGAGCCAGTCGGCGACCAGCGCGGGCTTTTCCTCGCCCTCGATCTCGACCGTGACATTGGTGCGCGACAGCAGTTCCTTCGGCTTGCGCAGCGTGGCTTCGGCCAGCACGAAGCGGCCGCGAACGCGCTTGCCCGATCGTACCGGCGAGATGAAGCGCAGCTTGTCGAAGCCGTAATTGACGCCCATCGCGGTGCCCTCCAGCACCGGCATCACCTCGTAGGACATGATCGACAGCAGCGACATCGTGAGGAAGCCGTGGGCGATCGTGGTGCCGAACGCGGTCTCCTTCTTCGCCCGCTCGGGATCGACGTGGATGAACTGGTGATCCTCGATCACGTCGGCATAGGTGTCGATGCGGCCCTGATCCAGCAGGTGCCATGAGGACACGCCGATCTCCTTGCCGACCATGCCCTGGTAGGTTTCCAGCGACACCGGCGGCTTCTTCCAGACTTCGTTCATTGCTAACCTCCGCTAACCGGAGGTCCGCACCTTCTGCAGCTCCGGAAATTCTTCCTCGCGGAACTCGGCTCCGCGCAACGCATCGCTTCTGACATCGTCATGTTCGAGCCGCCGCAACTGTACCCGACGGATTTTTCCAGAAATCGTCTTGGGCAGCTCGGTGACCAGCTCGATCTTGCGGATGCGTTTAAACGGTGCGAGCCGCGCGTGCAAATGTTTGAAGATCGACAGCGCCGTCTCCGGGCTGCGCTCGACACCGGAAACCAGCAGCACATAGGCCTTCGGGACCGCCAGCCGGATCGGATCCGGGCTCGGCACCACGGCAGCTTCCGCCACCGCATCATGTTCCAGCAGCACGCTCTCCAGCTCGAAAGGCGAGATGCGATAGTCGGAGGACTTGAACACGTCGTCGGTGCGGCCGACGAAGGTCAGATAGCCCTCGTCGTCGGTGAACACGACGTCGCCGCTGCGATAGATTTCGCCGTCGGTGCCGATCAGTTTGCCGTCGTCTCCCTGATAGCCCTGCATCAGGCCGGCCGGCCTGTCAGCGCCGAGCAGCAAGGTCACCTCGCCTTCCTTCGCGGCTTGGCCATCACTGTCCGTGACCTGAACGCGATAGCCGGGCAACGGCCGGCCCATCGAGCCGACCTTCACCTTCTGCCCCGGCGAGTTGCCGGCAAGCGCCGTGGTCTCGGTCTGGCCGTAGCCGTCGCGGATGGTGAGGCCCCAGGCCGATTTGACCTGGTCGATGATCTCTGGGTTGAGCGGCTCGCCGGCGCCGCAGACCTCGCGCAGCGAGACCTTGAAGCTTGCGAGGTCTTCCTGAATGAACATCCGCCACACCGTCGGCGGCGCGCACAGCGTGGTGACGCCGCAGCGGCCGATGATCGAGAGCAGTCCCTTCGCCTCGAACCGCGGCTGGTTGGCGATGAAGATCGTCGCACCGGCATTCCACGGCGCGAAGAAGCAGCTCCAGGCATGCTTCGCCCAGCCGGGCGAGGAAATGTTGAGATGGATGTCGCCGGGCTGCAGGCCGATCCAGTACATGGTCGAGAGATGGCCGACCGGGTAACTGCGCTGGCTGTGCCGCACCAGTTTTGGTTTGGCCGTGGTGCCCGAGGTGAAATAGAGCAGCATCGGCTCGTCGGCCTTGGTCGGGCCGTCAGGCGTGAACGCGTCCGGCGCCTTCGCGGCAGCCTCGAACGGCAACCAGCCGTCCTGCGGTTGCGCAGCGCCGACCACGATGCGCACCAGCTGGTCGCTGCCGAGACCGGCGAACTTCGCGACCTGATCCTGCGTCGCGACGACCGCCTTGGCCTTGCCGCGATCCAGCCGGTCGCGCAATTCATCGGCGGTCAACAGCGTGGTCGCGGGGATCACGACGACGCCGAGCTTCATCGCCGCCAGCATCGTCTCCCACAGCGGCACGACATTGCCGAGCAGCAGCAACAGATGGTCGCCGCGCTTCAGCCCCTGCGCGCGCAGGAAGTTCGCCACCTGGTTGGAACGGCGCGACAGCTCGGCAAACGACAGCTTGGTCTCATTGCCGCTGGCGGCATCGACGATCCACAGCGCCGGCCGGTCGCGGCTGTCGGCATTGTGCGCGAGCTCGGCGTCGAACCAGTCGAGCGCCCAGTTGAACGGCACCGGATCCGGCCAGCGGAAATCCCTCACCGCCGTATCGTAGTCGGCGCGGTGCTTGAGCAGAAAGGCGCGTGCGTCCTGAAATGTGGTCATCCGGCTTCACCACGTATTCTAACGTCATCCTGAGGAGCCGCGCATTGCGCGGCGTCTCGAAGGATGGCCACAGACACCGTCTTTCCATCCTTCGAGGCTCGCTCCGCTCGCACCTCAGGATGACGGCGATTTACTTCGGGGCAAGAGCCCTAACGTGCTGGATAATTCCGGAAAAGTCGACCCCGCCGTGGCCCGACGCGTCGAAGGTCTTATAGAGCTCCTGCGCGTGCTTGCCGAGCGGCGTCACCGCGCCAGCGGCATTGGCCGCGTCCTGTGCGAGCGTCAGGTCCTTGACCATCAGGTTGGAGGCGAAACCCGGCTTGTAATCGTTGTTGGCCGGCGAAGTCGGCACTGGACCTGGAACCGGGCAATAGGTCGTCAGCGACCAGCACTGCCCCGATGAGGTCGAGGCGACGTCGAACAGCGCCTGGTGCGACAGGCCGAGCTTTTCGGCGAGCACGAAGGCCTCGCCGACCGCGATCATGGAAATGCCGAGGATCATGTTGTTGCAGATCTTGGCCGCCTGCCCCGCACCGCCGGCGCCGCAATGCACGATCTTCTTGCCCATGTTGGCCAGCATCGGCTGGGCCGCGGCGAAGGCCTTGTCCTCACCGCCGCACATGAAGGTCAGCGTCGCGCCCTTGGCGCCGCCGGTGCCGCCGGAAACCGGCGCATCGACCGAAGCCATGCCGTGCTTCGCCGCCAGCGCATGCGCCTGCTTGGCGCTTTCGACGTCGATGGTCGAGCAGTCGATGATCAGCGCGCCCTTGGCCATCGCGGGCAACACTTCGTTCCAGACGCCCAGCACATGCTTGCCGGCCGGCAGCATGGTGATCACGACATCGGCACCCTTCACCGCGCCGACGCCGCTCTCGGCGATCGCGGCGCCATCGTGCCTCGCCTGATCGCGCGATGCTGCAACCAGATCGAACGCGGTCACCTTGTGGCCGGCCTTGACGAGATTGGCCGCCATCGGCCCGCCCATATTGCCGAGCCCGATGAATGCGACGTTTGCCATGGGAAGTCCTCCGCTTGCGACGTTTCTATTTGCTGCCAGGAAATTTCAGTTCGGCGGCGCCGATCTCGGCGAAGTAAGGCGCCAGCATCTCCGCCGTCACATCCTGGATATTGGGCGGCGACCATTTCGGATTACGGTCCTTGTCGATCACGGCGGCGCGCACGCCCTCGCGGAAATCGTCGCTGGCGAACACTTCGAGCGCGGCGCGATATTCGCGCACCAGGCACTCTTCCAGCGTTTCGGTCGCCCGCGCCAGCCGCAGCAGCTTCAGCGTCACCACCATGCCGCGCGGCGATTTCTCGCCCAGCGTCTTCAGCGTGGCCTGCGCCAGCTCGGAGCCATCGGCTTGCAGCGCGTCAACGATGTCGTCCATCCATCCGCGCGCGAACCAGCCGTCGATTTTGGCCTGCATCGCGGCAACAGGGCCGGATTTCTCGCCGGTGGCGAAACCTTGGATCAGCCGGTCGATAGCGGCCGAGTCAGTACCCGGCGCAACCTTGGTCAGCGCCTCGCGCAGTGCGGGCAGCTTGGCGCTCGGCACCACGGCATCGGCAAACTTCGCGTAGATCGCGTCCGGGCCATTCATCGTGGTGCCGGTGAGACCAAAATAGGTGCCGATCTCGCCCGGTGAGCGCGACAGCAGATAGGTGCCGCCGACGTCGGGGAAGAAGCCGAGCCCGACCTCGGGCATTGCGAGCTTGGTTCGCTCCGTCACGACGCGATGACGGCTGTGCGCCGACAGGCCGACGCCGCCGCCCATCACGATGCCGTCCATGAAGGCGACATAGGGCTTCGGGAATTGCTTGATCCGCGCGTTGAGGATGTACTCGTCGCGCCATAGGATCTTGCCGAGATCGCCCTTGACCCTCGAGCTCTCCCACAGCGCGCGGATGTCGCCGCCGGCGCACAGGCCGCGCTCGCCGGCGCCTTCAAGCACGATGACTGCCACATCAGGATCGGCTTCGAACGCGTCGAGCGCCTTGTCGATGTCGTGGAACATCTCCAGCGTCACGGCATTGATCGCCTTCGGCCGGTTGAGGCGGATGATGCCGGCAGAACCTTCCTTGCGCGCGATCAGATCGCCTTCGCCCGCTGCCGCATCATTCATCGCGCGCCCTCGATCAATTTGCGCGACACGATCAGCCGCATGATTTCATTGGTGCCTTCGAGGATTTGGTGCACACGCAGATCACGCACGATCTTCTCGACGCCGTATTCGCTGAGATAGCCGTAGCCGCCATGCAGCTGCAGCGCCTGGTTGGCGACCTCGAAGCCGACGTCAGTGCCGAACCGCTTCGCCATCGCGCACAGCATGGACGCGTCCGGATCCTTGCGGTCGAGCGCGGCGGCAGCGCGCCACAGGAAGGTGCGTGCGGCTTCCAGCTCGGTCGCCATGTCGGCGATCTTGAACTGCAGCGCCTGGAATTCGTCGAGCCGCTTCCCGAACGCCTTGCGGTCCTTCATGTAGGCCAGCGCCTTGTCGAGCGCCGCCTGCGCGCCGCCGAGCGAGCATGCCGCGATGTTGAGACGGCCACCGTCGAGGCCGGCCATCGCGATCTTGAAGCCGATGCCCTCCTCGCCGAGCCGGTTCGCGACCGGCACGCGCGCGTTCTCGAACACGACCGCGCGGGTCGGCTGGGCGTTCCAGCCCATCTTGCGCTCATTGGCGCCGAACGACACGCCCGGCGTCTTGCCGTCGATCACCAGCGTCGAGACGCCGCCAGGGCCATCGCCGCCGGTGCGCACCATCGCCACCAGCAGGTCGGTGCTGCCGGCGCCGGAAATGAACTGTTTCTGACCGTTGAGCACGTAATGATCGCCATCGCGCACCGCGCGGGTGCGCAGCGCAGCAGCGTCCGAGCCGGCGCCCGGCTCGGTCAGGCAGTAGCTCGCGATCAACTCCATGGTGCAGAGCTTCGGCAGCCAGGTGTGGCGCTGGGTGTCGTTGCCATAGGCATCGATCATCCAGGACGCCATGTTGTGGATCGAGATGAAGGCCGACGTGGTCGGACAACCCGTCGCCAGCGCCTCGAAGATCAGCGCCGCGTCGAACCGCGTCATCGCCGAACCGCCGACATCGTCCTTGATGTAGATGCCGCCGATGCCGAGGCCTGCCGCCTCGCGCATCACATCGACCGGAAAGTGCTTCTTCTCGTCCCATTCGAGCGCGTGCGGCGCGATCCTCGAAGCCGCAAACGCCCGCGCCATGTCGCGAACCGCGATCTGGTCCTCGTTGAGAGCGAACTGCATCTCGCGCCCTACCCTTGCTACGCCTTCGTCATTGCGAGCGAAGCGAAGCAATCCATATCTCCGCGCGGGGAAAGAATGGATTGCTTCGTCGCTACGCTCCTCGCAATGACGGGTGGCGAAATCACTTCATCGTCGGAATCGAGAACTCCGCGCCATCCTTGACGCCGGACGGCCAACGCGAGGTCACCGTCTTGGTCTTGGTGTAGAAGCGGACCGAGTCCGGACCATGCTGGTTGAGATCGCCGAAGCCGGACTTCTTCCAGCCGCCGAAGGTGTAATAGGCGATCGGCACCGGGATCGGCACGTTGACGCCGACCATGCCGACATTGACCTTGGCCGCGAAGTCGCGCGCGGCGTCGCCGTCGCGGGTGAAGATCGCAACGCCGTTGCCGTAGTCGTGGTCGGACGGCAGCGCCAGCGCCTCGTGATAGTCCTTGGCGCGCACCACCGACAGCACCGGGCCAAAAATCTCTTCCTTGTAGATCCGCATGTCCTTGGTGACGTTGTCGAACAGCGAACCGCCGAGATAGAAGCCGTTCTCGTAGCCCTGCATCTTGAAGCCGCGGCCGTCGACCGCGAGCGTCGCGCCTTCCTTGACGCCGATGTCGATGTAGCTCTTCACCTTCTCGACCGCCTCGCGGGTCACCAGCGGGCCGTAATCGGCCGACGGATCGACCGAGGTGCCGATCTTGAGCGACTCGACGCGCGGGATCAGCTTTTCCATCAGCCGGTCGGCGGTGGTCTTGCCGACCGGGACCGCAACCGACACCGCCATGCAGCGCTCGCCAGCCGAGCCGTAGCCGGCGCCGATCAGCGCGTCGACCGCCTGGTCCATGTCGGCGTCGGGCATGATGATGGCGTGGTTCTTGGCGCCGCCGAAGCACTGGCAGCGCTTGCCGGTCTGCGCGGCACGCTCGTAGATGTACTGCGCGATCGGAGTCGAGCCGACGAAGCCGATGGCCTTGACGTCGGGATCGTCGAGGATGGCGTCGACCGCCTCCTTGTCGCCGTTGACGACGTTGAGGATGCCGGCCGGCAGGCCCGCTTCGATCATCAGCTCGGCCAGTTTCATCGGCACGCCCGGATCACGCTCCGACGGCTTGAGGATGAACGCATTGCCGCAGGCGATCGCGGGCGCGAACTTCCACATCGGGATCATCGCCGGGAAGTTGAACGGCGTGATGCCGGCGACGACGCCGAGCGGCTGGCGCATCGAATAGATGTCGATGCCGGGGCCGGCGCCCTCGGTGTACTCGCCCTTCATCAGGTGCGGGATGCCGCAGGCGAACTCGGCGACTTCGAGGCCGCGCTGGATGTCGCCCTTGGCGTCAGGAACGGTCTTGCCGTGCTCGCGCGCCAAAAGCTCGGCGAGCTTGTCGTAGTCGCGCTGCACCAGCTCGACGAATTTCATCATCACGCGGGCGCGGCGCTGCGGGTTGGTGGCGGCCCACTCGGGCTGCGCCGCCCTGGCGTTCTCGACCGCGGCGCGAACTTCGGCCTTCGAGGCCAGCGCCACCTTGGCCTGGACGTCGCCGGTCATCGGCTCGAAGACGTCAGCCGTACGGCCTGAGGTGCCCTTGACCTCCTTGCCACCGATGAAATGTCCGATAGAGCGCATGAATATCCTCCCTTGGAGACCTGAATCGCCGCTCCGCGCCGGCGAGATCGCTTTACAAACCCTAATGACCCTGCATTTTATAGGATTCAAGTCCGATAAATTGCACCATAGATGTGCGGAAATGCAGGATCAAGGCGGCGACACGATCGACTGGGACGACTTCCGTTTCGTGCTTGCCATCGTGCGCGGCGGGTCGGTGTCGGCTGCCGCCAAGCAGCTCGGCGTCGATCATGCCACAGTGATCCGGCGTGTCGACCGGCTGGAAGGCCACCTCTCCGCAAAACTGTTTGATCGCCGCAAGACCGGCTACCTGCTGACCGAGGCCGGCCAGCGCGTCGCCGACAGCGCCGAAGCGATGGAATCGACCATCGTCGCCAACCAGGAGGCGGTCGGCGGCTCGCGGGCGCATCTCACCGGCACGGTGCGGATCGGCGCGCCGGACGGCTTCGGCAGTCACTTTTTGGCCTCGCGGCTGGTCAAGTTCACCGAGCGGTATCCCGATCTCGATCTGCAGCTCGTTGCCACCGCGCGGCTGTTCTCGCTCTCCAAGCGCGAGGCCGACATCGCGATCAGCCTGACCATGCCAAAGGAAGGCCGCATCGTCGGCCGTAAGCTGCTCGACTACACGCTCGGGCTTTATGCCGCACCCGCCTATCTGGCGCAGGCGCCCGCCATCGCCGCGCGCGCCGACCTGCCGCGGCATCGGTTCGTCGGCTACATCGAGGAATTGCTGTTCACGCCGGAGCTGGACTATCTGCCGCAGGTTTCGCCGAAGATCTCCGCCAAATTCCGCAGCGCCAACCTGATCGCGCAGCTCAACGCCACCATCGCCGGCTTCGGCATCGCCGTGCTGCCGCACTTCATGGCATCAGCCCATCCCGAGTTGCAGCCGGTGCTGCGCGACGAGGTGCGGATCTCGCGCACCTTCTGGCTCCTGATGCACGCCGACAGCAAGGACCTCGCCCGCATCCGCGCCGTGGCCGACTACATCTACGAGACGGTGGAAGCCGAACGCGTGCTGTTCAGCGGAACGTAGGGCATATCAACGTCGTCAGACGGGTCGGATGCCTCGTGGGTCCGAGTCCCGGTTCGATGCGACGTAGTCGACCTCGCCGCGCGAAATCCCGATGTCCATGAGCTCCCGATCACTCAGGCTGCTGAGATCGGCGCGCAGCCGCTCCCATTTGCGCCATTCTTGAGCTGCATCCCAAAATCCCTTGAATGCGCTGAAGACCCGCGGCATCGATGCGGTCGGCTGGGCTGAACTCGTCGGACTGTAGGTCGTGCTCATTGCAGCACCTCCCGAGGTACGTTCTTCCACCTGGACAAGGTGCCGCGGCATGGGCGCGCGCGCTTAACTCGCTGCTTACATTTTCCTCACCAGCGGCTTATTCTTGGCGCGGTGCCAAGGCGCCTCACGACGATGGTCTGAGGCACACCCAAGGGATTCGCAGCTTGCGCTATCTCTTCGAGGAGTACGCACTCGACACGGACCGGCGCGAGTTGCATCGCGGGGCGGACATGGTCTCGGTCGCGCCACAGGTATTCGACCTGCTCGACTTCCTAATCCGCAACCGGGAGCGCGTCGTCAGCAAGGACAACGTCATCGACGCCATCTGGAATGGGCGCAGCGTGTCCGACGCGGCCCTGACCACACGCCTCAACGCTGCGCGGAGCGCAATCGGCGATTCCGGCGAGGAGCAGCGCCTCATCAAGACCCTTCCGCGCAGAGGCTTCCGGTTCGTCGGTGCGGTCCGGGAAGAGCGGGCGCCGGCTGACCCGGTGACGGCCGACAAGTCGATAGAACTGCAGCAGCCACCCCTGAAGCTCCCCGACAAGCCCTCGATAGCCGTGCTGCCTTTCCAGAACCTGAGTGCCGACCCGGAGCAGGAATATTTCGCCGACGGCGTCGTAGAAGACATCACGATGGCCCTGTCGCGGTTTCATTGGCTGTTTGTGATCGCGCGCAATTCGAGCTTCACCTACAAGGGCCGGCCCATCGACATCAAGCAGGTCGGCCGCGAACTCGCGGTGCGCTATGTGCTCGAAGGCAGCGTGCGCAAGGCCGGAAACCGCATTCGTATCGCCGGCCAGCTTATCGATGCTGAAACCGGCGCGCATCTGTGGGCTGACCGCTTTGACGGCGCGCTCGAAGATATCTTCGATCTACAGGACCAGGTGACGTCTACCGTCGTAGGCGCAATCGCACCCATGCTCCAGCGCGAGGAAATCAAGCGAGCCACGCGCAAGCCAACCGAAAATCTGGACGCATACGACTACTATTTGCGCGGCCTGGCGACCGCTCGTCGGTGGACGAAGGATGCAAACAGCGAAGCGCTCCAGCTATTCTACAAGGCGATCCAGCTCGATTCCGGTCTGGCGTGCGCCTATGGCATGGCCGGATGGTGCTACATCCAGCGCAGGGCGCGACGCTGGATGACCGATCGTGCGCAGGAAACTGCCGAAGCTACGCGGCTCGGGTGGAAGGCCGTGCATCTGGGAGCAGATGACCCAGCAGCGATGTGCATGGGTGCATATGTACTCGCCTTCATAGCCCACAAATTCGATGATGCTATTGCGTTCGTGGATCGCGGACTGGCGATCAACCCGAACCTGGCAATGGCTTGGAATCTTGGTGCTTGGGTCAGGGCCTTCAGAGGCGAGCCCGATCTCGCGCTTGAC
This Bradyrhizobium sp. CCBAU 53421 DNA region includes the following protein-coding sequences:
- a CDS encoding SDR family NAD(P)-dependent oxidoreductase, producing the protein MAIRFDGRVAIVTGAGNGLGRAHALGLASRGAKVVVNDFGGARDGTGGSLSPAETVVEEIRKAGGTAMADGADVSNFEQVTAMVERATKEWGSVDLLCANAGILRDKSFTKLEVADWAKVLDVHLTGTFYCCKAVWAGMRERNYGRIVLTTSSSGLFGNFGQANYGAAKAGMVGLMNVLAEEGRKNNIKVNTISPTAATRMTEELLPPQALALMRPEAITPAVEFLLSEDAPTRTIMGAGAGSFAVIRVLETEGVNLPQSEWTPDGVAAHFNAIADMSTAKALQGAFEQTQKYVAQAAARAGIKL
- a CDS encoding MaoC family dehydratase; translation: MNEVWKKPPVSLETYQGMVGKEIGVSSWHLLDQGRIDTYADVIEDHQFIHVDPERAKKETAFGTTIAHGFLTMSLLSIMSYEVMPVLEGTAMGVNYGFDKLRFISPVRSGKRVRGRFVLAEATLRKPKELLSRTNVTVEIEGEEKPALVADWLGLIYFS
- a CDS encoding AMP-binding protein, coding for MTTFQDARAFLLKHRADYDTAVRDFRWPDPVPFNWALDWFDAELAHNADSRDRPALWIVDAASGNETKLSFAELSRRSNQVANFLRAQGLKRGDHLLLLLGNVVPLWETMLAAMKLGVVVIPATTLLTADELRDRLDRGKAKAVVATQDQVAKFAGLGSDQLVRIVVGAAQPQDGWLPFEAAAKAPDAFTPDGPTKADEPMLLYFTSGTTAKPKLVRHSQRSYPVGHLSTMYWIGLQPGDIHLNISSPGWAKHAWSCFFAPWNAGATIFIANQPRFEAKGLLSIIGRCGVTTLCAPPTVWRMFIQEDLASFKVSLREVCGAGEPLNPEIIDQVKSAWGLTIRDGYGQTETTALAGNSPGQKVKVGSMGRPLPGYRVQVTDSDGQAAKEGEVTLLLGADRPAGLMQGYQGDDGKLIGTDGEIYRSGDVVFTDDEGYLTFVGRTDDVFKSSDYRISPFELESVLLEHDAVAEAAVVPSPDPIRLAVPKAYVLLVSGVERSPETALSIFKHLHARLAPFKRIRKIELVTELPKTISGKIRRVQLRRLEHDDVRSDALRGAEFREEEFPELQKVRTSG
- the mmsB gene encoding 3-hydroxyisobutyrate dehydrogenase produces the protein MANVAFIGLGNMGGPMAANLVKAGHKVTAFDLVAASRDQARHDGAAIAESGVGAVKGADVVITMLPAGKHVLGVWNEVLPAMAKGALIIDCSTIDVESAKQAHALAAKHGMASVDAPVSGGTGGAKGATLTFMCGGEDKAFAAAQPMLANMGKKIVHCGAGGAGQAAKICNNMILGISMIAVGEAFVLAEKLGLSHQALFDVASTSSGQCWSLTTYCPVPGPVPTSPANNDYKPGFASNLMVKDLTLAQDAANAAGAVTPLGKHAQELYKTFDASGHGGVDFSGIIQHVRALAPK
- a CDS encoding enoyl-CoA hydratase/isomerase family protein; its protein translation is MNDAAAGEGDLIARKEGSAGIIRLNRPKAINAVTLEMFHDIDKALDAFEADPDVAVIVLEGAGERGLCAGGDIRALWESSRVKGDLGKILWRDEYILNARIKQFPKPYVAFMDGIVMGGGVGLSAHSRHRVVTERTKLAMPEVGLGFFPDVGGTYLLSRSPGEIGTYFGLTGTTMNGPDAIYAKFADAVVPSAKLPALREALTKVAPGTDSAAIDRLIQGFATGEKSGPVAAMQAKIDGWFARGWMDDIVDALQADGSELAQATLKTLGEKSPRGMVVTLKLLRLARATETLEECLVREYRAALEVFASDDFREGVRAAVIDKDRNPKWSPPNIQDVTAEMLAPYFAEIGAAELKFPGSK
- a CDS encoding isobutyryl-CoA dehydrogenase, whose amino-acid sequence is MQFALNEDQIAVRDMARAFAASRIAPHALEWDEKKHFPVDVMREAAGLGIGGIYIKDDVGGSAMTRFDAALIFEALATGCPTTSAFISIHNMASWMIDAYGNDTQRHTWLPKLCTMELIASYCLTEPGAGSDAAALRTRAVRDGDHYVLNGQKQFISGAGSTDLLVAMVRTGGDGPGGVSTLVIDGKTPGVSFGANERKMGWNAQPTRAVVFENARVPVANRLGEEGIGFKIAMAGLDGGRLNIAACSLGGAQAALDKALAYMKDRKAFGKRLDEFQALQFKIADMATELEAARTFLWRAAAALDRKDPDASMLCAMAKRFGTDVGFEVANQALQLHGGYGYLSEYGVEKIVRDLRVHQILEGTNEIMRLIVSRKLIEGAR
- a CDS encoding CoA-acylating methylmalonate-semialdehyde dehydrogenase; translated protein: MRSIGHFIGGKEVKGTSGRTADVFEPMTGDVQAKVALASKAEVRAAVENARAAQPEWAATNPQRRARVMMKFVELVQRDYDKLAELLAREHGKTVPDAKGDIQRGLEVAEFACGIPHLMKGEYTEGAGPGIDIYSMRQPLGVVAGITPFNFPAMIPMWKFAPAIACGNAFILKPSERDPGVPMKLAELMIEAGLPAGILNVVNGDKEAVDAILDDPDVKAIGFVGSTPIAQYIYERAAQTGKRCQCFGGAKNHAIIMPDADMDQAVDALIGAGYGSAGERCMAVSVAVPVGKTTADRLMEKLIPRVESLKIGTSVDPSADYGPLVTREAVEKVKSYIDIGVKEGATLAVDGRGFKMQGYENGFYLGGSLFDNVTKDMRIYKEEIFGPVLSVVRAKDYHEALALPSDHDYGNGVAIFTRDGDAARDFAAKVNVGMVGVNVPIPVPIAYYTFGGWKKSGFGDLNQHGPDSVRFYTKTKTVTSRWPSGVKDGAEFSIPTMK
- a CDS encoding LysR family transcriptional regulator, with product MQDQGGDTIDWDDFRFVLAIVRGGSVSAAAKQLGVDHATVIRRVDRLEGHLSAKLFDRRKTGYLLTEAGQRVADSAEAMESTIVANQEAVGGSRAHLTGTVRIGAPDGFGSHFLASRLVKFTERYPDLDLQLVATARLFSLSKREADIAISLTMPKEGRIVGRKLLDYTLGLYAAPAYLAQAPAIAARADLPRHRFVGYIEELLFTPELDYLPQVSPKISAKFRSANLIAQLNATIAGFGIAVLPHFMASAHPELQPVLRDEVRISRTFWLLMHADSKDLARIRAVADYIYETVEAERVLFSGT
- a CDS encoding DUF1127 domain-containing protein; this encodes MSTTYSPTSSAQPTASMPRVFSAFKGFWDAAQEWRKWERLRADLSSLSDRELMDIGISRGEVDYVASNRDSDPRGIRPV
- a CDS encoding winged helix-turn-helix domain-containing protein, giving the protein MRYLFEEYALDTDRRELHRGADMVSVAPQVFDLLDFLIRNRERVVSKDNVIDAIWNGRSVSDAALTTRLNAARSAIGDSGEEQRLIKTLPRRGFRFVGAVREERAPADPVTADKSIELQQPPLKLPDKPSIAVLPFQNLSADPEQEYFADGVVEDITMALSRFHWLFVIARNSSFTYKGRPIDIKQVGRELAVRYVLEGSVRKAGNRIRIAGQLIDAETGAHLWADRFDGALEDIFDLQDQVTSTVVGAIAPMLQREEIKRATRKPTENLDAYDYYLRGLATARRWTKDANSEALQLFYKAIQLDSGLACAYGMAGWCYIQRRARRWMTDRAQETAEATRLGWKAVHLGADDPAAMCMGAYVLAFIAHKFDDAIAFVDRGLAINPNLAMAWNLGAWVRAFRGEPDLALDYAARAMRLSPLDPSMYANHGAVSYAHFLSGHYDMASSWAEKTLRDNPDFLLAICMFAASNALTGRLEPAQKAIARLRERAPNLRISNLEELAPFRRPKDLARFIKGLREAGLPE